In the genome of Planctomyces sp. SH-PL62, the window ACGCTCAGGACTCCATGACCATCACTCGCGGACGCTGACCGAGGGCAAATCGCTGTAAACAGCGGCGGACCATCCTGTCGTAGATCGCCCGAACAGTATACAATCCGACGATGTGGTCGGTCAAACATTGCATTGCCCAGGTCCAACGACCGCCCGATGCCGGCGCGCACGTCCGGGCGATCAACTTCGCCTCGGCCCGGCCGTCGAGCAACTTGACCCGGCTGGGATGCTCCAACGGCTTCCGGACCAAGCTGCGGAGCCATGATCGAACAGTTCACCAGCAGGTCCCTCCCGCCATGCACCAGACCAGCTGCTGGGAGACCATGGTCAGAAATGTTCAGATAACTCGGTCCCGGCGTAATCGCCATGTGCTATCATTCAGGATCAATCGCCGATGTGGATCGCCATATGGGTATGCACAGCCATCCTGACTTACGTATACGTAGCCTACCCCTTGCTATTACGTTTTATGCCAAGAATTTATGCGGAAGCGAGAATGGCCGACGCGGACGCTCCCTACCAGCCCACGGTCACGCTTGTCATACCGGCGTACAACGAGCTTCAAGTCATTCGACAAAAACTTGAGAACAGCATCGCCATCGTTTACCCCAAAGATCGTCTAGAAATCATCGTTGCGTCCGATGGCAGTGATGATGGCACTAACGATGCTGTTAGGCATTTCGAATCGCAAGGCATCGGTTTGTGTGCGTACTCGCCACGTTCAGGCAAGATCTCGGTATTGAACCGCACGATCGCGAAGGCTCGCGGCGAGATCATCGTTCTCTGCGATGCCAACGTAATGTTCGACCCTGCGGCTCTAGGCCGCATGGCGTCACATTTCGCTGATCCGATGGTCGGGGCGGTCACTGGTGACGTTCGCATTCGGAGCGAGGACGCCCCTTTTGGTGAGAGCGAAGGGCTATACTACAGATATGAGCGCTTCATCCAAATGAAAGAGTCGGCGCTCGGTTCCACAGTCACCGTTGACGGCGGGATGTACGCACTACGCAGGGATCTGTACCACCCCCTTCCAGCGGATACGATCCTCGACGACTTTGTGATTGGGATGAACGTGGCGTTGTCAGGTCACCGCGTCGTTTACGACCCTACAATACTCGCCTCAGAGAACGCCACAGTGGATGTGAGGCAAGAGTTCCGGCGGAAAGTCCGCATCGTCGCAGGAGCGTTTCGGGAGCTCATTCGAGGCCATGCCGTTCCGAGCCCGAGGCATGGGCAGCTCTTCTGGTCCTATATCTCTCACAAGCTCCTACGCTGGTTGATTCCCTGGTTCCTACTCGTGATTTTCTGCTGCTCCTTGATCCTCATGCGGCGTGATTCGACCTTCTTAATTCACCTTCTCCTTGGAGCTCAGCTCGCGTTCTATTCCTGTGCCCTTATCGGTGCGACGCGTCCCAATGCACGCTGGCCGGCGATCATCGGGATACCATTTTACTTCTGCATGGTGAACGCGGCGGCATGGCTCGGCTCGTTGCGAGGGATCTGGGGAGTTGAGAAAGTCACCTGGAAGAAGGCGGCGCGATGAACAACGGCACAACGATCATTTGCCTAGCCAACAACTTTTTTTTCGATCCCACAAGCAAACACCACGTCATGCGTGAGTTGGCCAAATCACAACACGTCCTCTGGATCAACTGGCATGCGTCTCGGCGGCCGTCGCTGAATCGTCGCGATCTCGGTTCGATCGTGGAAAAACTGTCTCAATTCCGCCGAGGCGTGGTCAAGGTACAGGAGCGACTCTGGGTGCTGACCCCTCTGGTCGTTCCCCTCCCAAGCTCGATCTTAGCTAGAAAGTTCAATCGGTGGCTCATCGGCCTTCAGACTCGTTGGATTCTTCGCGGGCTTTCCCCGCATCGACAACTTTGGAGCTTTACGGCGGACGTCGGTCCCTTGCTAGGAGCCTTCGGCGAATCGCGTGTCATATACTACTGCGTCGATGAATTCGCCGCATTTACTGGGTACGACGTCGAGACCACGAAGAGGCTTGATAGGGAGCTCTGTCAGGCGGCTGATTTGGTTATTACGACGAGTCAGAATCTTTTTGAGTCGCGACGGTTGTTCAATCCCGACACCGTGTACGTCCCGCACGGCGTCTTGTACCAACATTTCGCCCAGGCGCTGGATCCGAGCTTTCCAGTCGCCGAGGACCTAAAAGCACTTCCAGGACCGATCATCGGCTATTACGGGTTAGTGCAGGACTGGCAAGACCTCGATCTACTGGGAGAGATCGCCCGGCGGCGTCCCGACTGGTCGATCGTTCTGGTGGGGAAGGTTCAGACCGATATCCAGAGATTCCATACCATCAAGAATCTTCATTTCCTAGGCCAGCGCGACCATTCGGTCTTGCCCCATTACAGCCGTGGGTTCGATGTCGCCATGATTCCTCATAAAATCACCGAACTCACATTAAGTATGAATCCTATCAAGTTGCGTGAGTACCTGGCGGCCGGTCTGCCCGTGGTCTCAAGCCCACTTCCCGAGGTTCGTGCCTACGAGCCTGAGGTCAGGATCGCCGAAGACCTCGAGGGTTGGATTGCACAGCTGGAGCTCGCGATTTCCGCACGTAGTCTAGAATCCGATCGTCGGCGGTCGGAGTTGGTCGCTGGCGAGGACTGGTCCGTACGCGTCAAATCGATCCTCGACCTCTTGGAGCGATGCCAATCGGACGTTCATCGTGGCGAGAGCGTTCCCTCGGCGTTGAGGAAGACGACAGAGTGACTGTCCGATGGGTCTACGCGACCGTAAGCTCCTGAAGTGGGATGAGGCGGCGCACGGCCTGCGTCTCCATCGAGATTGATATATCGAATGATCTGCTCAATAATTGCGCTTTGCAAGAGTCGACACAAACATATGCTGGCTGGTCGGTTTACCGCGGCCGGGGGGTGATCGGCTACGCTCGTGGGGTCCGTCGGACTCGGGGCCTCGCGTGTCGTGGGCCGACCCGGCGGGGCTCGCGGCGGGGCGATGGTCGTGGCCAAGCAGATGGATGTCGGCGCGATCCGGTCGTGTTTCGAGTCGCCGAGCAATCTTCGGCGTGCGGGCAATCGCAAGCCTCGGCTGGTCGACGCCGCGGTCGTCGCCGTCTGCGGCGTGCTGTGCGCCTGCGGAGGCCCCACGTCAATCCATCGTTGAGCCGCGCTTCGTCCGCGAGTGGCCGGGACGGCTCCTCGCCCTGTCCGACGGCGTCCCCTCGCGCGACGCCTGATCCTAGGTTCTGTCTGACGGCTCGATGAGCCGGAAGCAACGGCGGATCATGGCGAGCTTGACCATGGCCAGGAAATTGACCGCCAGCTTCTCGAACCGGGTCGCCAGGCGGCGGTTCTCCTTCAGCCAGAGGATGCACCGCTCGACGATGTTTCGTCGGCGGTAGGCCCCGGCGTCGAACTTCGGGTTCCTCCGCTGGTCCTTGCGGGTCGGGATCACCGCCTTGATCCCCCGCCGTCGCAGGTAGCGGCGGATGCGCCGATAGCTATACCCCTTGTCGCCGGCCAGGCGGCGGGGCCGCCGTCGCGGCCGGCCCCGGCCCGGCCGCTTGATCCGCACCGCCTCCAGGGCCGGCTCCAGGGACTTCGATTCGTGGGCCCGGCCCGCCGTGACGACGGCCGAGAGCGGGACGCCGCCGGAGTCGACGACCAGGTGGAGCTTCGTCCCGAAGCCGCCGCGGGAGCGGCCGAGGGCGTGGTCGGCCGGCTCGGCCGTCCCCCTTTTCCCCCCCGGCCCCGGCGGCCGCGCGGCTCGCCCGGATGGAGGTCCCGTCGACGCACCAGAGGTCGAAGTCGATCCGCCCCGAGGCGTCCAGCTCCAGGTGGAGCCGCTCCAGGATTCGGTCGATGGTCCCGTCTCGGGCCCAGCGGTTGAAGCGGTCGTAGACGCTCTTCCACTTCCCGTAACGCTCCGGGAGCTCCCGCCACTGGGCCCCCGTGTGGAGGATCCAGAGGACGCCGTCGAGGGTCGTCCGGTGGTCGTTCCAGCGACCCCCCGGCCTCCCGACCGGCGGCAGAAGGTCGGCGATCAGGGTGAATTCCTCATCCTTCAACTCGTAGCGACGCGTCATCGCGGCCTCCTTGGGGAAGCCGCCATGGTAACGCTCTACGAGCCGTCAGACAGAACCTAGCCTTGAAGCCGAAGGCTTTCGAGCGATGCTTCCGCGACTGGCTCGCCGGCCTCCAGGCGGGCGGCTCGGACAAGGATGCGAAAGCCGCCGGCTGCCTGGTGGCGATCGACTTCATGACCAGGCGCGGGGCGAAGTACCCGTCCGAGGCATTGATCTCTACAGTTTTCCGACTGGGGTAGGAAATCGGGACTCATGGATTTTCATCGACGAGTCTGGGGCGGACGCTGGGGAAGTCTTCTCGCCGTCAGGTCGAGCGGTTCGGTCTCGTCGAGCGGCGTTACGTGGTGGCGGGGGCGGGGCCGGCCGGCTGGGTCAAGGCGGCCTCGTTCGCGCGGGGGCTGTGGCGGTTCGTCTCGCATCGTCGGGTCTGGAGATGTCGATTGATCGATCCCCTGCCGGCCCGGATCCGCGTCGAGTCGGAGGCTGTGGAAGTCGTCACTCGCGGTCGACCTGACCGTAGCCCGGCGGTTCTGCCGACCGTGCACGATCGGTCGACGCTCCATTTCGCCCATGAATCGAAGGCCGATCGGGCGACGCTAACGCACGCCTCGGGCGTCGGCTACGACCCAGATAGGACGCTGATCGTCCGGATCCGCGACGGCGAGCCGATCGGCCCGGCCGAGGCGGACCTGCAGCCGTCTGACGTCGTGCATACGACCCGCGAAGCAGCCGCGCCGCCGCCGGCCTACCAGGTCGGTCAGCTGCTCGACGCCATGGACCACGTACGTGGCGTGGGCCTGGGCCCGGCGACGCTCGTGCACGTGATCAACCGCGAGACCGACTAAGTTCTGTCTGACGGCTCGTAAAGCGTTACGATGGCGGCTTCACCAGGGAGGCCGGGATGTCGCGACGCTACGAGCTGAAGGACGACGAATTCGCCCTGATCGCCGACCTGCTCCCTCCGGCGGGCAGACCGGGCGGTCGGTGGAACGACCACCGCTCCACGCTCGACGGGGTCCTGTGGATCCTGCACACAGGGGCCCAGTGGCGGGAGCTGCCCGAACGTTACGGCAAGTGGAAGAGCGTCTACGACCGCTTCAACCGCTGGGCTCGCGATGGGACGATCGACCGCATCCTGGAGCGGCTCCACCTGCGGCTTGACGCCTCGGGAAGGATCGACTTCGACCTCTGGTGCAT includes:
- a CDS encoding glycosyltransferase family 2 protein; amino-acid sequence: MWIAIWVCTAILTYVYVAYPLLLRFMPRIYAEARMADADAPYQPTVTLVIPAYNELQVIRQKLENSIAIVYPKDRLEIIVASDGSDDGTNDAVRHFESQGIGLCAYSPRSGKISVLNRTIAKARGEIIVLCDANVMFDPAALGRMASHFADPMVGAVTGDVRIRSEDAPFGESEGLYYRYERFIQMKESALGSTVTVDGGMYALRRDLYHPLPADTILDDFVIGMNVALSGHRVVYDPTILASENATVDVRQEFRRKVRIVAGAFRELIRGHAVPSPRHGQLFWSYISHKLLRWLIPWFLLVIFCCSLILMRRDSTFLIHLLLGAQLAFYSCALIGATRPNARWPAIIGIPFYFCMVNAAAWLGSLRGIWGVEKVTWKKAAR
- a CDS encoding glycosyltransferase, translating into MNNGTTIICLANNFFFDPTSKHHVMRELAKSQHVLWINWHASRRPSLNRRDLGSIVEKLSQFRRGVVKVQERLWVLTPLVVPLPSSILARKFNRWLIGLQTRWILRGLSPHRQLWSFTADVGPLLGAFGESRVIYYCVDEFAAFTGYDVETTKRLDRELCQAADLVITTSQNLFESRRLFNPDTVYVPHGVLYQHFAQALDPSFPVAEDLKALPGPIIGYYGLVQDWQDLDLLGEIARRRPDWSIVLVGKVQTDIQRFHTIKNLHFLGQRDHSVLPHYSRGFDVAMIPHKITELTLSMNPIKLREYLAAGLPVVSSPLPEVRAYEPEVRIAEDLEGWIAQLELAISARSLESDRRRSELVAGEDWSVRVKSILDLLERCQSDVHRGESVPSALRKTTE
- a CDS encoding IS5 family transposase (programmed frameshift); amino-acid sequence: MTRRYELKDEEFTLIADLLPPVGRPGGRWNDHRTTLDGVLWILHTGAQWRELPERYGKWKSVYDRFNRWARDGTIDRILERLHLELDASGRIDFDLWCVDGTSIRASRAAAGAGGKRGTAEPADHALGRSRGGFGTKLHLVVDSGGVPLSAVVTAGRAHESKSLEPALEAVRIKRPGRGRPRRRPRRLAGDKGYSYRRIRRYLRRRGIKAVIPTRKDQRRNPKFDAGAYRRRNIVERCILWLKENRRLATRFEKLAVNFLAMVKLAMIRRCFRLIEPSDRT